Genomic window (Culex pipiens pallens isolate TS chromosome 3, TS_CPP_V2, whole genome shotgun sequence):
agctgaaaatgtcaggggtcctgacgcgaaaatcggcgacgcatacacgatttttgccttcctcaccttactgaggaaaggctataaaatcactcggaaattaaacttcttaatttgacgtcctagacccaccttcatgtatacctatcgactcagaatcaaattctgagcaaatgtctgtgtgtgtggtgggatgttgatcaaaaaattgtcactcgattatctcgacattggctgaaccgattttgtccgttttggcctcattcgatctgtcttggggtcccataagtcgctattaaataTTATGCAGttaagttaagtacttcaaaagttatgctaaaaaaacgattttaacaaaagtccggaagattgtaaaaagggtggtttttgtaagaaaacccgtcatgctatacattttcagaaaggtatttaaaagacctttccaacgcgtctaagacattgaagatctgacaaatctatcaaaagttataagcacttaagtgttatttatacgctttttggaggccggatctcagatacgttgatgaaaacattgtccggatctctcatgcgacctatcgttggataggtattcaaaagacctttctaacgcgtccaaaacattgaagatctgacaaccctatcagaagttataagcacttaagtgttatttacgcactttttgcattttggatagcaccctttaaatgtgaggaaggcgccaaccacctaagggtggattaagtatcgtttttcagatccattcactgaaccgcaaaaccgtgacataaacaaacccgactcagtcgtgagtgccctagcacCTAGcacactgagcagctgcaatacgaggcagtagtcgaccaacgctcattcgacgttgcacgcacacacataaagaaacaagttttaaaacaaaaagtagGTATTTATGcgtagaaatttaattttgaatattcgCGATCAAAAGCTCCATAATTCCtgcagatggcgcaaagcatcgaagaatgacgattcaaattttcgctgttcggttacataggaatgcaaactaaacattgaatttacagctcttagaacaactgagaaaaaattcaagtagtagGAGTGTAAGCTTTTTGCCcttataaattaacgcaataaaaaaaaattgaaaaaaaaattgaaaaattttttttttgaaaaaataatattgtttaaaatgatagagcatcaaaagttaacaaagtatcagctcgaatttttgctcataagttgttttgaacgctggaatttaacaaaacagaattcgcatacataacctcaaagggcggaaatttcaatcgacattcttcgctctgttttgctactcaacactaggtgtcgcatgtcgtttggctcttgaacggcaataagttatggttgttttaagtgttttgcacagtctagaaccattcaattgtttaaaaacgttacttaatccacctttaggtggttggtgccttcctcacattcatatatgtcataatttcaacaaaattaaacttCATTACTCATTTCTattgatagggttttcagatcttcaatcttatcGGCAAGGTCTTAATcaagtttttatcaaaattttgataacctTGCCAACAatgcatacaatatttttatcgcaaaatctGAGACccgatttcaaaaaaagtacattctagactcgattatccgaaggctttggcaaaatttcacttcggatagtcgaatcacaaaaacattattttttttcgctgtcctattttttttattgttaaaattaagtcaagcaaaacaatgtaaatgggacaatgtgaatttgtaaacaagcagtctgtcCTGCTCATGTCAGTGGTTGTTTACATTTGACATGAGCAGGACagcctgcttgtttacaaattcacattggcccatttacattgttttgcttaaagTTTGACTGCTtttaagtgatttagaatttttaaacccGAGATGGCggtgaaaaaatcccaaattatTCGTTACGGGATAAAAAACGCTCCCCAAGCGCGCTAACAAACCGAACATCGTTGCGGTAGTGCTACTCTCCACCAGGATGCGTGCGCGTTTCCGTCGATTGTCTGCCAAGCTGGAACCGCTGGAACCACTGcattttgaaatgtcaaaatctgtcTGATCTGATTGTTTACGATTCAAAGGAGGACGAGGAGGACCGAAAGTAATTTTCTCACAGAACAAGGTCCAGTTTGAAGATTAGgcagcaaatttaaaaaaaagtgattcttACGTAAGTTTTACCGTTTATGCAGTTGAATCTGAAGAGTAACTTAAGCAATTCAAATTTTTCAGGATGTTCAACGTGGTGCACTACTGCAGCTGCGAAATTAATTTTCCTGCTTGAAGTCCACGTCAGCACCTCCTACACGCTCCGCACGACGGATCACCCGGCCATGTTTATGGAAGAAATAGACTTAAGACCGTCACGGAATGCAGCCAAACTCGTCCACGGAGTCAGGATTGAAGGAAGTGGTCGTGGTGTAATTTTCGATTCTAGGCATCGGTTCCACGTCAATCATTTGCTGATCATGTCTGGCACGTCCGGGTAAATGGTCAGTGCTTGAGCCAGAATGAGCAAGCAGTACTACGAGTATTGGCCAAATGTTGGAATCCGGAACACGCCGGAACCTCTCCCCGTCAACGCCGTAACGGACCGCTGCCGGACCAGCTCAGCAAAGGGACGTTTGTTTTCCACCGGTATGGAGATATTGAGGCGGCGGGGTGCATACATtgttaataaaaataaagaaaaatatgttgagtctcttttttttaaagtgccttTATACTAGCAAAAACTTCAGATTTTGTTCACTCCATCTAAATTCtgagaatatttgaaaaaacgtTGGATTTCAATCGATTCTGCAATGTTGCAGAGGTGTAAAATCTGAGATCAGTTCTCAAAAAGTGCACGAATAAAAGCTAACTGCTCTTAACTTTTAATAGAGTTAACAGATCTTTATTGCTATAGGATCATTAAAAGGCCTTTTGATTATTCAACTAACGATTGCTCGCATGATGGATTCGGCCatcgtttaaaaaatattattaaaactgAAGTGCAAATAACTTTGGATAGAGTTTTCAGATCTTAGATGTTTTTGATTCATTGGAAAGCTATTtagattatctaactaacgacgaaTCGCATAATAGACCCGGTCAtctttttcatcgaaatatctggAATCAGGCCTCAAAAAATGCGTGTAAATTACACTGAAGTGCTTATAATTTTcgataggtttgtcagatcttcaatgttttgggtttcctagaaaggtcttttgattacccatctaaTGACGGGTCACATGATAGATCCTCAAAAAAGtggataaataacacttaagtgcatataactttttatagggttgtcagatcttcaatgttttgagctcgttggaaaggtcttttgatttccCATCTAGCAATGGGTCGcataatagatccggacaacgtttttatcaaaataaatgagatccggcctcaaaaagtggataaataacacttaagtgcatataactttttatagggttgtcagatcttcaatgttttgagctcgttggaaaggtcttttgattacccatctaacaatgggtcgcatgacagatccggacaacgttttcatcaaaataaatgagatccggcctaaaaaaaagtggataaataacacttaagtgcttataacttttgatagggttgtcagatcttcgatgttttgagctcgttggaaaggtcttttgatttccCATCTAGCAATGGGTCGcataatagatccggacaatgtttttatcaaaataaatgagatccggcctaaaaaaagtggataaataacacttaagtgcttataacttttgatagggttgtcagatcttcaatgttttgagctcgttggaaaggtcttttgattacccatctaacaatgggtcgcataatagatccggacaacgtttttatcaaaataagtgagatccggcctaaaaaaagtggataaataacacttaagtgcttataacttttgatagagttgccagatcttcaatgttttgggctcgttggaaaggtcttttaaatacctttctaaaaatgtatagcatgacgggttttcttacaaaaaccaccctttttacaatcttcggaAACGTAGTCaagatcgtttttttagcataacttttgaagtacttaactaaacttgctgattttaaatagagacctatgggaccccaagacggatcgaatgagactaatacggtcaaaatccgttcatccagtccggagatataCGTGTacgtatacgtgaaggtgggtctaggaggtcaaatcaagaagttcatttttcgagtgattttatagcctttcctcagtaaggtgaggaaggcaaaatagtcaaaatagtgtttagagaggattttacgagtcagtcatacgacacgaattgagtgagtgtagctcattttttcacgtctctcattctccagcagccgaccggcacgagtcaggcggcagtggttgaatggacacagtaggcttacagtcacatgctagcaatgaactgacattttggtttgcttcatgtgtacgctgggttggaaacatttttgaaagtattgatgaggactattcaaaaaatgtatacccgaaaaaaactaattatgtcgttttttttaatatttttttttgaaaattttttttttccaaaattctttatttttttgaatttttgaatctttttgattttttgggggATAAAAGATGGTCAACTATTCTATTTAAtgcctttttttaaacatcataaaataatttctcaaatgtttcattttaagaGTAAAAATTGCAcaactagttgctgagatattataacggcattagaaaatgggggTTACTTGGATGAAACttcaaatgctcaaattttctcGTTTCTTTTTCTCTTATTCGCTGTAATTCAGCAATCAGAGGTcacattttcgatatttttaggcaattttattggaaattatcTCAACTTTTCGAAacgaacaacttaaaaaaaagatctgaaatttttcagctaaaattaaactttatctggctacatcttgaaaacggtgcactgtgtctgcctgtgtggatcaatcggaccgcgcactggactcacaatccagaggtcgccggttcgaatcccgaggcggacgcaaaaatgctaagtgtaaatataggtattcggtgccctctccccgtgcccataccttcacacttagcagacccgggaggcggagtcttgtcgcaaaaagaacgatacacgcctgtggatccgttgacgaaaccgcaaggtttaagagggccacattataaggtgttacgtcgattccgttataTCAACAAATATGTAAAGTACTgtatgattgcaaatttaaattgatcgaataaaattaaaattttccaaatgacatattttttgcaaaatttaaactttgcggcacattttaccatatttttctATAGCTCAGAAGATTCAGAAGTTCcctaaaactaaacaaaaaaattcaagaacaaaaaaaacggaTCTTAGGAAATTTAATTCTTGGGAAACAAAGTTAATACATAAATCGCCAAAAGATGTCCGATCCTTATCAAtatctaaaactttgccgaagacaccaaagcgatcagtaaatttcttcaaaagatacagattttacaatataaataaaaatcttatCCGGTTTTATAcgaaaatgattgttttatttcGCCGTCCAAAGAAACTCCatccgagttggataaatacgacgagtgctgaaaaaatcaagctccatttttttttgcaattccgaaaaaacatcCTTTAAGTGGAACTATAAGTCAAATTTTCTTGTATCTgcaaagtattacttttcgatacaagtgctgaaaagttcaacttttcagcatccatttcagtgctgaaaagtagaagtGCCAAATAAATCGCAAcattttgtgttgttgtttttgttactaTTTGGAATATTTAGATCATATTTCATTGCATCACATTAGAACCCTGATGAACCGAAAGTTCAAGAAAAAGACCGACTTTTGCAAATCATTCGTTCCCATCCATCTTGGGTCAATTATCAACAAGTTTGCATTCGCGATAACATTATCATTTCAACTCTGACAAAATTTTACACAGTAATAAATATAAACACTATGTGGTATCGTGAGACGTAAACAGGTTGAACTTATTGGACTTTTGTCTTGATTTAATGTTCTGCTAGTCTTAAAttaattctgatattttttacaGTGATACAGCTTGCTCAAGTGTTTGTTCTAAGAGGGTTTAATCAGTATAAAGCTGTGCGCATCCCAAATCAGTCTAATATTAGCAAAATGGAACGTTGGAACGGTCGGGTAGCTGTGGTAACCGGTGCCAGTTCGGGCATTGGAGCGGCCATTGCCAAGGAATTGGCGCAAGCCGGTCTGGTCACCGTGGGATTGGCCAGGCGTGTGGAACGCGTAGATGCACTGCGCGATCAGATTCCGAAGCAATTTTCAGCGAATTTGCACGCAATCAAGTGTGATGTTTCGAAGGAAGAGGACATCGGCCGGGTGTTTCAGGAGATTGTGGACATGTTTGGTGGAATCGATGTGCTGATCAACAATGCGGGCATTGTGCGAGATTCGATGCGACTGCTGAGCGAAGATTCGCAAGGAACTCAACCGTTGAGGGACATCTTGGACACGAACGTGCTTGGGTTGACGCTGTGCAGTCGAAAGGCTTGCAGTTCGATGCGGGATCGATCCGTCGATGGACACATCATCCACATCAACAGTATCGCCGGCCACAGAGTGCTCAACTTTCCCCACATGAACATGTACTCGGCCAGCAAATTTGCAGTGACGGCCCTGACCGAAACGATGCGCAACGAGCTCAGGGAGATGAAGTCGAAGGTCAAGGTTACGGTGAGTGACCTTTCAATACTGAGTGTGATAAAATGGACTTATTAGCATATATTTTTGCAGAGTATCAGTCCTGGGGTGGTAAAAACCGAAATAATAGATGCAATGGATAACCACAAGGATTTTCCCATGCTGGAGCCAAAGGATATAGCTGATGCTGTTTTGTACGTGCTGGGAACACCAGCCCACGTGCAGGTACACGAGCTTACCATCAAACCAGTAGGAGAAGATTTCTAAGATATTTGGCGAagtttacatttaaattttgtagaaaatgGTGATAGTATATTTAGGTCgtcattgaaaatataaaacgtTTTACAAATAACTTCAAAGCAAAAATTACAAGagaagtgcaatcaactgaaaactattcaaataacattttcctgcgttgataaaaaataattttaagcatgttgTTTGTGTCTATTTTACAGAAAGctttttttcacacaaaaaaaaattgttttcaaccCTCTCCTTTCGATAGTTTTTCCtgagcaccaaaactttgaactaaaatttatatggactaGGTCaacctaaatatttttttttatttagctcacACTTTGCTATGTCCATAAAAGCCatggtgtcattggttcacccatacaattaTCCATAGaatgttggcagctgtccatatgaAAATGATACCTTATCATCCGAGCATTTATTTCTATTATAGAAgagtttttttgatcgattttgtgtcttgagcaaagttgtaggtattgatgaggactatgtaggaaaaaatttcatgttcaaaaaaatgtggATGATTGTTTAATTAACCCTATGACAAACAAATCGATTCCGTCGAGTCTAGTAACCGTTGTTACAGGTTTCCTtaacttataaatatttaaatgcgaACGTTCACGATCTTTAAGGTTATGGTTAGTAGGGAAAAGGGAAACAAATGGAATTATAAACCAGCTAGTAGGGATTTGGTacaaaacgattgaaaaacacaatttgttaacaCACTGATACAACACAACAACAAGGTGGGACCAATATCAACAAGAATAACAAACTACAGAATCCATCTCCGGTGGGTGGAAAATGGAACGACTCCAGAGGGTGGTGTGACCTCCCTCTGTGACGTCATGCCGTGTCACTGGCTTCGGAGGCTTGAAGGAATCTGGGGAAGGCCGTCATCGGTCTATTCCCCTCAGGCAAGTGTGCGATCAAGACGTTAATTCGTAGAGCTAAAATTAGTAGTGAGTGCAAGGTTGGTGCAAGGTGGAAATCGTGCGCGAAGCACCCTACATCGCCAGGTACGTTTACGCCCTGCAGTACGGCTCTGCAGCAAGGACGATGTGACTAGCTGACTTACACTAAAGAGTACAGCTAAAAATCCACTCACTACTCCCCGTCCACAGGACCTTTTGTGTTGCCGTTTAACGGCCATTTTGTCGGTCAGCAGGAAACTAGTCCAACACCCCGATCGCACATTCTCTGCCTAGAAGCAGTAAGAGCGGAGGTGCCAGCTGCTACGTCTAACCCGTCAAGGATCGTCGTTTCGCTCTGGCCAGGGTGGCCATCATCACCAAGGAGCACGCTCGGACCGGAACTGGTCCTAATTTCCAAGGAGCGTTATTCCCCTCTCGGGTTGGCCAGATTGGGCAGGTCCCAGGTCGCCCGATTGCGCCAAAGAGGGAAGGCCTGAGATTCCAACCGTGCtctacaccaccaccaccaccatcgacACTGTTCCGGAGAACCGGTGTCCACCTGTACGCGAGCGCTCGCCGGCCGAAAGGATTCGGCCcagaagtcgtcgtcgtcgaggtaGCAGCGGTACGTACTGGCAGAGTCtgaacaccccccccccccctctcacacacacacacattacaCTGACAATAAATACCCTTAAAACTAATAAGTAactgttattaaattattgaacctCGACCTGTAAAGAAAAAGAACGTTTAAGCCCTTGTCCGCGATCTCCTCTGTTTGACGACCGTAGCGCAGCCGACCCTAAGATTAACCCTAAAATGCCTCATGCCTTAAGCTGAGTTAGCCATTGCCTAGTTTTACAATAGTTGcagtcttttttaaaaaaaagactgAAAATAAATCTTCCCTAGAAAAATGACATCAGCTTTCAAATGTTAAATCGGATTTGACATTGAAAAGTTAGcaggtatttattttttttaaaataaaatgcatcATCATACatataaaaattctaagtgtaaatataggtattcggtgccctctccccgtgcccataccttcacacttaggagacccgggaggcggagtcttgtcgcaaaaagaacgatacacgcctgtggatccgttgacgaaaccgcaaggtttaagagggccacataataaggtgttacgtcgattccataCATATatggactttttttaaaaaaaaagatcttttaAACCtgccatgttcgcataaatgtcccatatgtaaaaacagtaaactgagaaaaatgcatttgaagtttgtcccatacataaggctacgtgtaatGTTTTCGCGAAAatactggatttcctcctgatttttagaacaaagtaCATACTGGATGTTAtcggcttttctgaaagagcacacgattgtgaaccaaactgcatcattaactcaaaagtgataaaaatgcatatgggacatttatgcgatcagggacaGATAGAACCTATTCAAAAAGACTCTAGATATTAGTTTTTTATGTAACAATTTTTGACCATTCCTTTagatatttctggagttttttttttttttttgaaaaggtccaataaaccaaattatcagtttttgctttttaa
Coding sequences:
- the LOC120424842 gene encoding farnesol dehydrogenase-like, with the protein product MERWNGRVAVVTGASSGIGAAIAKELAQAGLVTVGLARRVERVDALRDQIPKQFSANLHAIKCDVSKEEDIGRVFQEIVDMFGGIDVLINNAGIVRDSMRLLSEDSQGTQPLRDILDTNVLGLTLCSRKACSSMRDRSVDGHIIHINSIAGHRVLNFPHMNMYSASKFAVTALTETMRNELREMKSKVKVTSISPGVVKTEIIDAMDNHKDFPMLEPKDIADAVLYVLGTPAHVQVHELTIKPVGEDF